The following are from one region of the Anabas testudineus chromosome 2, fAnaTes1.2, whole genome shotgun sequence genome:
- the map3k15 gene encoding mitogen-activated protein kinase kinase kinase 15 isoform X1, which yields METGQSAQVADMGGEHSAGVCAAERDRDRDRERGEVSSPSPPFKQRSLRVVYVLNDGLKSVMASSPESGALQCLQRACDSESALLTTVTFGRLDFGETSVLDSFYDADIAVVDMSDVFRQPSLFYHLGVRESFDMANNVILYHDTDPDTAQSLKDMVAQKNTASSGNYYFIPYIVTPNHEYMCCESDAQRRASEYMQPSWDNLLGPLCVPLTDRFTSLLKDIHVTSCASFKDTLLNDIRKAREKYQGEELAKELSRIKLRIDNTEVLTQDIVMNLLFSYRDIQDYDAMVKLVQTLEMLPTCDLATQPMIQFHYAFALNRRNSPGDREQALRVMLQVLQSCEHPAPDMFCLCGRIYKDIFLDSDCKDTKNRDNAIQWYRKGFELQPTLYSGINLAVLLIVAGQQFESSIELRKIGVRLNSLLGRKGSLEKMNNYWDVGQFFTVSMLANDIPKATQAAEKLFKLKPPIWYLRSVVQNLQLIQRFKKQTVEHSPQRERLNFWMDIIVEATQGTTNRLRFPVLILEPTKVYQPSYVSINNEAEEKNVSIWHVSPAETKGIHEWNFTAMSIKGISISKFDERCCFLYVHDNSDDFQIYFSTEEQCGRFCSMVKEMISDSTGNAVELEGEGDADTLEYEYDTNETGDRVVLGRGTYGVVYAGRDLSNQVRIAIKEIPERDSRYSQPLHEEIALHKYLKHRNIVQYLGSVSENGYIKIFMEQVPGGSLSALLRSKWGPLKEATIIFYTRQILEGLRYLHENQIVHRDIKGDNVLVNTYSGVLKISDFGTSKRLAGVNPCTETFTGNHCSRLPSTSLSAGTLQYMAPEIIDKGPRGYGAPADIWSLGCTIIEMATGKPPFHELGEPQAAMFKVGMFKIHPEIPESLSLEAKSFILRCFEPDPHKRAIASDLLRDTFVRQITKGKKSKIAFKPSDNIHNVLLPVQLQCEATGSSSSEHGSVSPDCDSKHDVFFHKKKSSSHDTLLKRPNSNYLSVPDEGLASEDRSAPPSPEDRDSGLFLLKKDSERRAILFKVLNEDQEKVISNLMENHIQGSEELQLSVEHIKQIICILRDFIHSPERRVMAATISKLKLDLDFDSTSINQIQLVLFGFQDSVNKVLRNHHIKPHWMFAMDNIIRRAVQAAITILIPELQTHFGPASECEGAEKEDEVDEEEAEFVPGLASHNDDSGTTADPTHSAVSTLNSVHSQEHQRSHHQLGAQLGRLKQETNRLLEELLQKEKEYQQVLKATLQQRTHDMDLVRVRHRPPDISLPSIFPIPADHEPDKQLIDWLKEQGADADTIEKFVLEEYTLTDILKDVTKDDLRCLRLRGGVLCRIWRAIQRHRERERSDGCSEDDA from the exons ATGGAAACGGGGCAGAGCGCGCAGGTCGCCGACATGGGAGGGGAGCACTCCGCTGGGGTGTGCGCGGCGGAGCGGGATAGAGACAGGGATCGAGAGAGGGGCGAGGTGTCCAGTCCCAGTCCCCCGTTCAAACAGCGCTCTCTGCGGGTCGTGTACGTCCTGAACGACGGGCTGAAGTCGGTGATGGCCAGCAGCCCGGAGTCCGGAGCGCTGCAGTGTCTGCAGAGAGCCTGCGACTCCGAGAGCGCCCTGCTCACCACCGTCACCTTTGGGAGACTGGACTTCGGAGAAACATCAGTCCTGGATAGTTTCTAcgatgcag ACATCGCAGTTGTGGACATGAGCGATGTGTTTCGGCAACCCTCCTTGTTTTACCACTTGGGCGTGAGGGAGAGCTTCGACATGGCCAACAATGTCATCCTGTACCACGACACCGACCCCGACACTGCCCAGTCACTGAAG GACATGGTGGCGCAGAAAAACACC GCATCCAGTGGTAACTACTACTTCATCCCCTACATAGTTACTCCTAACCATGAGTATATGTGCTGTGAGAGTGATGCCCAGCGCCGGGCCAGTGAGTACATGCAGCCCAGCTGGGACAACCTGCTGGGGCCGCTGTGTGTTCCTCTGACCGACCGCTTCACCAGTCTGTTGAAGGACATTCACGTCACATCATG TGCCTCCTTCAAGGACACCCTGCTCAACGACATCAGGAAGGCCAGGGAGAAGTACCAGGGAGAGGAGCTGGCCAAAGAGCTCTCGCGTATCAAACTCAGAATCGACAACACCGAAGTCCTCACACAGGACATCGTCATGAACCTGCTGTTTTCCTACAGAGACATACAG GACTATGATGCCATGGTGAAGCTGGTGCAAACTCTGGAGATGCTCCCAACGTGTGATCTGGCAACTCAGCCAATGATTCAGTTCCACTACGCCTTTGCTCTCAACAG GAGAAACAGTCCTGGCGACAGAGAGCAGGCTCTCAGGGTGATGCTGCAGGTGTTACAGTCGTGTGAACACCCAGCACCGGACATGTTCTGCCTTTGTGGACGGATATACAAGGACATCTTCCTAGACTCAGACTGCAAAGACACTAAAAACAGGGACAACGCAATACAGTG GTACAGGAAAGGTTTTGAGCTGCAGCCCACTCTCTACTCTGGTATCAACCTGGCTGTCCTCCTCATAGTCGCTGGGCAGCAGTTTGAAAGCTCCATTGAACTGAGGAAAATAg GTGTGAGGTTGAACAGTCTGTTGGGGCGCAAAGGTTCCCTGGAGAAGATGAATAACTACTGGGACGTGGGCCAGTTCTTCACTGTCAGCATGTTGGCCAACGACATCCCTAAAGCTACTCAGGCTGCTGAGAAACTCTTCAAACTCAAGCCTCCCATCTG gtaTTTGCGGTCAGTGGTGCAGAATTTACAGCTGATCCAGAGGTTTAAGAAGCAGACAGTGGAACACTCCCCTCAGAGGGAGAGACTCAACTTCTGGATGGACATTATAGTCGAGGCCACGCAGGGCACCACCAATAGACTGCGATTTCCG GTGTTGATCCTGGAGCCAACTAAAGTGTACCAGCCATCATACGTGTCCATTAACAACGAGGCAGAAGAGAAGAACGTCTCTATCTGGCATGTTTCTCCTGCTGAAACA AAGGGCATCCATGAGTGGAACTTCACTGCAATGTCCATCAAAGGCATTAG TATCAGTAAGTTCGACGAACGTTGCTGCTTCCTCTATGTCCACGATAACTCCGATGACTTCCAGATCTACTTCTCCACCGAGGAGCAGTGCGGTCG GTTCTGCTCCATGGTGAAGGAGATGATATCTGATAGCACAGGAAATGCTGTGGAGCTGGAAGGGGAGGGAGATGCAGATACGCTGGAG TATGAGTACGACACCAACGAGACGGGGGACAGGGTGGTGTTGGGACGCGGCACCTATGGAGTTGTGTATGCTGGACGAGACCTCAGCAACCAGGTCCGAATAGCTATCAAAGAAATCCCTGAAAGAGACAGCAG GTACTCTCAGCCCCTTCATGAAGAGATCGCCCTTCACAAGTACTTGAAGCACAGGAACATTGTTCAGTACTTGGGCTCCGTTTCTGAGAATGGGTACATCAAGATCTTCATGGAACAAGTGCCCGGAG GAAGCCTGTCCGCGCTGCTGCGGTCGAAATGGGGCCCTCTGAAGGAGGCGACAATAATATTTTACACCAGGCAGATCCTGGAGGGGCTCCGATACCTGCACGAAAACCAGATCGTCCACAGAGATATCAAG GGTGATAATGTCTTAGTGAACACCTACAGTGGCGTCTTGAAGATCTCAGACTTTGGTACTTCGAAGCGTTTGGCTGGAGTCAACCCGTGCACAGAAACATTCACCG GAAATCATTGCTCTAGGTTACCGTCTACCTCTCTGTCTGCAGGCACCCTGCAGTACATGGCACCAGAAATCATTGATAAGGGTCCTCGAGGGTATGGAGCCCCGGCTGATATCTGGTCCCTGGGGTGCACAATCATTGAAATGGCCACTGGGAAACCCCCCTTCCATGAGCTGGGGGAACCACAGGCTGCTATGTTTAAG GTGGGCATGTTCAAGATTCACCCGGAGATCCCTGAGTCTTTGTCACTGGAGGCCAAGTCGTTTATCTTACGCTGCTTTGAGCCAGACCCTCATAAGAGAGCCATCGCCTCCGATCTGCTTAGAGACACCTTTGTCAGGCAAATCACCAAGGGCAAGAAGAGCAAGATCGCCTTCAAACCATCAG ATAACATCCACAATGTTTTGCTGCCCGTGCAGTTGCAGTGCGAGGCCACggggagcagcagcagtgaacacGGCTCTGTGAGCCCAGACTGCGACTCCAAACACGATGTTTTCTTCCATAAGAAGAAAAGCTCCAGTCACGACACCCTTCTCAAGCGCCCCAATTCAAACTACCTgag TGTGCCAGATGAGGGTTTGGCATCGGAAGACCGCAGTGCTCCCCCGTCCCCCGAGGACAGGGATAGCGGCCTGTTCCTGCTgaagaaagacagtgagagacGGGCCATTCTGTTTAAAGTCCTCAATGAAGACCAGGAGAAGGTCATCTCTAACCTGATGGAGAACCACATTCag gGCAGCGAGGAGCTCCAGCTGTCTGTCGAGCACATCAAGCAGATCATCTGCATCCTTCGAGACTTCATCCATTCCCCAGAGCGGCGCGTCATGGCGGCCACCATCTCCAAGCTCAAGCTCGACCTGGACTTCGACTCCACTTCCATTAACCAGATACAGTTGGTGCTCTTTGGTTTCCAGGACTCG GTGAATAAGGTCCTGAGGAATCATCACATTAAACCTCACTGGATGTTTGCTATGGATAACATCATCCGCAGAGCTGTGCAGGCTGCAATCACCATCCTCATACCAG AGCTGCAGACCCATTTTGGCCCAGCGTCGGAGTGTGAGGGCGCCGAGAAAGAGGACGAGGTggatgaggaggaagcagagtTTGTTCCTGGCTTAGCTTCGCACAATGACGATTCTGGGACAACAGCTGATCCCACCCACTCTGCAGTGAGCACGCTCAACTCTGTCCACTCTCAGGAGCATCAGCGCTCACACCATCAGCTGGGAGCTCAGCTGGGACGGCTCAAACAGGAGACCAACAG GCtactggaggagctgctgcagaaggagaaggagtaTCAGCAGGTCCTGAAGgccacactgcagcagagaacACATGACATGGACCTGGTCCGAGTCAGACACAGACCACCGG ACATTTCACTCCCCTCCATCTTCCCCATCCCAGCAGACCATGAGCCGGACAAGCAGCTCATCGACTGGCTGAAAGAGCAGGGGGCAGATGCTGACACCATAGAAAAG TTTGTGCTGGAGGAATACACTCTGACTGACATTCTCAAAGATGTTACCAAAGATGACCTCCGCTGTCTACGTCTACG GGGAGGAGTCCTCTGCCGCATCTGGCGAGCCATCCAGCGacacagagagcgagagaggagcGACGGATGCTCGGAAGACGACGCGTGA